A stretch of DNA from Nitrosopumilus zosterae:
ACGATCAATGAGATGACAACCATCATTGTCTACAGATGAAGTATGTTCAAGAATGGATTCTTCTTCCTCTAAAATTTTCATTACATTTTTTATCGCTTCAAAATGAATTGGTTTTTGAATGTAATGATATGCTCCCAATCCAATTACTTCTTTAATTGGATCTTCATCTTTACCGCTTGCGGTTTCAATTATGATTTTTGTATTGGGTTGAATTATTAAAATTTGAGACATTACAGATTTTGCATTTGTATCAGGAAGATTATAATCTAAGAACACCAATGGAATAATTTTGTTATTTATTAATTCTTTAAAAAGAGCTAATCCAGATTCTCCAGTTGCAGTAGTTTTTATGTCAGCATAACCTAATTTTTTAAGAAATTCAGTTAGTAAAATCCCAATAGCCGTACTATCATCAATGATTAAGACTACATCTTTTGCACCCATAACAAACTCTCTAATTTATTCTAGAATAATAATTGTTTATAAAACAATAAACGCTTATTTTTGATGCATAGAATGAAATTTTTCACATTATTTGGGATGTTAGCCTTTTTGAGTTTTAGTATTTTTGGGAATGACCTTGCAGAAGCACAGGTTGATCCATTGAGCAATATTGTATTTTTACAAACAGGACAAATTAATACAGATGAAAATCAATTTCAAATTAGTAATGATATAACGGTAAGGGAGTTTTTTGGTGGAAAAATTATTCGTATTTCAGGTCAGACAATTGAAGGCTTTCCATACATAACATATTCCAAAGTATCTGAGGAAAAAACAGATTCAAGAGGCATAATTTTCATTAACGACCAATTTGTCAATTTGAGTTTTCAGGAAAAAATAACAGACAGTAAGACAATTACTGAAAAAAACGATGATCTAGCAATTTTAGTACAATATACTCAAAGAGTATATTCAGAAAAATATGCAAAGATAGATGTCAAAATTTTTGAAAAATCACAAAACAAATTAAATGATTTTTATCAAAATTATGGTTACAAACAAAACACAAACATTAGTGTGTCAATAATTAATGAGGATGATCAAACAGCTTTTTCATCCAATGGAATTACAGATAAAAATGGCCTATATCAAACAGAATTTTTCATTCCAGAAAATTTCAAAAGACAGACATTAACAGTGACAATTATTGCAGAAAATAATGATTCAAAATCATCAAGAGTTTTACAGATTTTTAGTCTAGGCCAACAATCTGATGATGGTAAATCATCAACACCATAATAGCACAAAAGACTAAATGGGTCAGAAAATTTAATTCTTCATTGATACATGGTCCATCACTTGGAATAGGTGCAGGTATTGCATCAATAGTCATAATTGTCATATTTTTAGGATTTCAAGGCAGTCAACCAGAATTAACAATAGAGCCAGCTCCTGAAATTCAAGAGTCAGGATCGTCAAAAATAACTATGAATACATTTTTGGCAAATGGGTCACCTATTCTTGGCAATCCAAACGCACCTGTCACACTTGTGGAGTTTGGAGATTACCAATGTCATTTTTGTAATGTATTTTTTCATTCAACTGAGGATCAAATATTAGAAAATTATGTAAAAACCGGAAAAGTACGAATGATTTTCAAAGACTACAATATTATTGGTCCTGATTCTGTTACTGCATCACATGGTGCACATTGTGCTGATGATCAGGAATTATTCTGGGAATATCATGATATTTTATATTCAAATTGGACTGGAGAAAATAATGGATGGGCATCATCAGAAAATCTTGTAAAATTTGCTCAAGAAGTAGGATTAGATTTGGATGAGTGGTCTGAATGTATGAATACACAAAAACACGCACAAATAATTCTTACAAGTAATGAGGATGCCAAGTCTCTTGAATTAACAGGAACACCAGCATTTTTTGTAATTGGTCCTGATGGAAAAACTACTCGTATTTTTGGGGCTCAACCATTTGAAGTGTTTGAAAACATTTTTGAGACAGAGCTTGGAAAAACAAAATAGCGATCAAATTATTTATAAACAATTTAAAAAAATTAGGAAAATTTCCTTCCTAGTTAGTTAGAATTCACACAATAACCTTATTAATGAAATATCGGAGCGAAGCTTATGGCAGCTGGTATTGATGATATTGCAATATACATTCCTAGATTGTATATTGATGCAGCTGATTTTGCAAAAGCAAGAGGGCTAGACCCAGTTAAATTACAAAAAGGCTTGGGAGTAGCGCAAATGGCAATCGTTGATGCAAATCAGGATCCAGCATGTCTTG
This window harbors:
- a CDS encoding DsbA family protein translates to MIHGPSLGIGAGIASIVIIVIFLGFQGSQPELTIEPAPEIQESGSSKITMNTFLANGSPILGNPNAPVTLVEFGDYQCHFCNVFFHSTEDQILENYVKTGKVRMIFKDYNIIGPDSVTASHGAHCADDQELFWEYHDILYSNWTGENNGWASSENLVKFAQEVGLDLDEWSECMNTQKHAQIILTSNEDAKSLELTGTPAFFVIGPDGKTTRIFGAQPFEVFENIFETELGKTK